The region TTCTAAATTTCTCTTTTCAGTTTGGCAGATAGCAAAATTTTTCTCGGACGTGGATTTTTCTGTCTCTAGTTTGTTTTTTTCTTCTTTTAGATCATTAATCTGCCGAATATATGATTCTTTGTTTTCCTTATGGGAATAGTCAATAATAAACCATGCTGATATAACACCAATGAAGAATCCGATGATAATTCCAGTAAACGTTTCTTTTTTTGACCATTTGGTTGCTTCGTTGTGAGAAATAGACATGATTTATATTCCTTAAAAAATGCCATTTGAAAAAAGCTGTAGCAAGCGTAGGTGGGGCGTGACCCAAAAATTTCTTAAACGCCATGGTTGTGTTGGGTTTTCAACCCAACCAACAATATCCCTACAAATTCAAAAGGCCGTCTGAAACTCAAACGTCCAACTTCAAATCCCCATCTTTAATCCAGTTTTTTCTACGCATAAATGCGGCAATAATCAGCGTCAATACCGCAGGCAACACAAAATGCAGCAGGCCAATCGCCAGCCAAACGGCCGGGGCGTTTCCCATGGCGTTGATAGTGCCGACTTGACCGACCAAGCCGCTGGTGCCCATGCCTGCTCCGCCGGGGATGTTGCTCATTTGAAAGCCGACGGTGGCGACAGGGCCTAAAATCGCGCCGCTGAGTGTGGGCGGTATCCAAATCAGCGGGTTTTTCACGATATTGGGCATTTGCAGCATGCTGGTGCCCAAGCCTTGGCTGAGTAAGCCCGACCATCGGTTTTCTTTAAAACCCATTACCGCAAAACCGACCATTTGTGCGCAGCAGCCGACGGTGGCCGCACCTGCCGCCAAGCCGCTGAGTGATAGGGCGATGGCGACGGCGGCGCTGGAAACGGGCAGGGTCAGAATCATGCCCATCAACACGGCAACGATAATGCCCATCAACACCGGCTGCAATTCTACTGCCCACATAATCAGCGCGCCGGCTTGGGTCATGGCGGCGGCGATAAGGGGGCCGGCAAACTGGGCGGCGGCCATGCCGCTGATTAAGGTAGCGGCCGGGGTGGCGATGATATCAATCGGGGTGGTTTTGCTGACCAGTTTGCCGGTTTCGGTGCCGACGGCAACTGCGATAAAACAGCCGACAGGCCCGCCGAGTGCCGCACCGGCCAAGCCGACGATGGTACCGGCGAACAAGACCAGCGGCGGGGCTTTCAAGGCATAAGCCACGCCTACACCGATGGCCGCACCCATGCCGGCTTGTGCTTGGCCGCCGATTTCGACCAGCCAAGGCAGGTTTGTCCAGCCGCCGACGGTTTTTAAAATCAGGCCGATAATCAGCGAGCCGAACAGGCCGAGCGCCATGAAGTTCAGCGCATCAATACCGTAGCGGCGCAAGCTGAATTCGATGTTTTTTTGTGCGAGCAGGGTTTTGATGTCCATTTTTCCTCTTGATGAACATGCCGTCTGAAAAAATAAAGGCTTTCAGACGGCCTTTGAATACATGCGTGAAGCAGTCATCAGTATAGTTTTAATATTATTTTGAGATGGGATCGTTATTTTTCAGACGGCCTCTTTTATTCCGTTAGAGGCCGTCTGAACACGCA is a window of Neisseria yangbaofengii DNA encoding:
- a CDS encoding PTS transporter subunit IIC: MDIKTLLAQKNIEFSLRRYGIDALNFMALGLFGSLIIGLILKTVGGWTNLPWLVEIGGQAQAGMGAAIGVGVAYALKAPPLVLFAGTIVGLAGAALGGPVGCFIAVAVGTETGKLVSKTTPIDIIATPAATLISGMAAAQFAGPLIAAAMTQAGALIMWAVELQPVLMGIIVAVLMGMILTLPVSSAAVAIALSLSGLAAGAATVGCCAQMVGFAVMGFKENRWSGLLSQGLGTSMLQMPNIVKNPLIWIPPTLSGAILGPVATVGFQMSNIPGGAGMGTSGLVGQVGTINAMGNAPAVWLAIGLLHFVLPAVLTLIIAAFMRRKNWIKDGDLKLDV